The Lewinellaceae bacterium genome has a segment encoding these proteins:
- a CDS encoding DUF1295 domain-containing protein codes for MWKTVLFLIFTLIVVPVLTFRFDVPLTGLQQETLHTLLYVYGGAALLCFILSSLTGNYSQVDKLWSIIPVPYAWIIAFYSDFEPRIVLMAVLVTIWGIRLTYNFARRGGYSWKFWTGEEDYRWAILRAKPEFQAKWKWTAFNFFFISAYQMGLILLFTLPALKAMDSEVALGLPDYILGLLFVGFVVMEFVADQQQYNYQEEKYRRKKNGNTDAFHEIGFTHTGLWSYMRHPNYTAEQSVWIVFYFFSVVATGIWLNWSVAGALLLVLLFKGSSDFSEEESAKKYPLYKRYMKEVGRFVPVGKKFKV; via the coding sequence ATGTGGAAAACCGTCCTTTTCCTGATTTTTACCCTGATCGTTGTGCCCGTATTGACTTTCAGGTTCGACGTGCCCTTGACCGGGCTTCAGCAAGAGACTTTGCACACCCTGCTTTATGTTTATGGCGGGGCCGCCCTCCTATGTTTTATCCTGAGCAGTTTAACCGGCAATTACAGTCAGGTCGATAAGTTGTGGAGTATCATTCCCGTGCCTTATGCCTGGATCATTGCGTTTTATTCGGACTTTGAGCCCAGGATAGTATTGATGGCCGTTTTGGTAACAATCTGGGGCATTCGCCTAACCTATAATTTTGCAAGAAGAGGCGGATACTCCTGGAAATTCTGGACCGGGGAGGAAGATTACCGCTGGGCCATCTTGAGGGCCAAACCTGAATTTCAGGCCAAGTGGAAATGGACGGCTTTTAATTTCTTCTTTATTTCAGCCTATCAAATGGGGTTGATCCTGTTGTTTACTCTTCCAGCGTTGAAAGCCATGGATAGCGAGGTCGCTTTAGGCCTGCCTGATTACATTCTGGGATTATTGTTTGTGGGTTTTGTAGTCATGGAATTTGTGGCAGACCAGCAGCAATACAATTACCAGGAGGAAAAATATCGCCGGAAAAAGAACGGTAATACAGATGCTTTTCACGAGATCGGGTTTACCCATACCGGCTTGTGGTCTTACATGCGTCACCCGAATTATACCGCAGAGCAAAGCGTCTGGATCGTCTTCTACTTTTTTTCGGTGGTCGCTACCGGCATTTGGCTGAATTGGTCCGTCGCAGGGGCCCTGCTTTTGGTGCTTTTGTTTAAGGGAAGCTCGGATTTCAGTGAGGAGGAGTCTGCAAAAAAGTACCCGCTTTACAAAAGGTATATGAAAGAAGTAGGACGCTTTGTACCGGTGGGGAAGAAGTTTAAAGTTTAA
- a CDS encoding pseudouridine synthase has protein sequence MDKHRHFIVHKPFGYLSQFVYNENRRRNRKLLGDLGEFPEGIMAIGRLDQDSEGLLLLTTNGKVSEEVRSKKIEKEYYVQLDGRITNEAIQLLKEGIELMYGKINYKTLPCKSHLLDPAPNFEPRTKKIRDEAHGPTSWLSITIGEGKFRQVRKMTAAVGFPTLRLIRVRVGNIHLNELPAGKFREVDTFEMTNSD, from the coding sequence ATGGATAAACACCGGCACTTTATTGTTCATAAGCCTTTTGGCTATCTTTCTCAGTTTGTTTACAATGAAAACAGGCGCCGAAACAGAAAATTATTGGGAGATTTGGGGGAGTTTCCGGAGGGGATTATGGCTATTGGACGATTGGATCAGGATTCAGAAGGCTTGTTATTGCTGACGACAAATGGCAAAGTAAGTGAGGAGGTGAGAAGTAAAAAGATTGAAAAAGAATATTATGTTCAGTTAGATGGACGTATTACAAATGAAGCCATACAATTATTAAAGGAAGGAATAGAATTAATGTATGGGAAAATAAATTACAAGACCTTGCCATGTAAATCTCACCTTTTAGACCCAGCCCCGAATTTTGAGCCCAGAACAAAAAAAATAAGAGATGAAGCGCATGGACCTACAAGCTGGTTGTCTATTACGATAGGAGAAGGAAAGTTCAGGCAAGTGCGTAAAATGACGGCTGCTGTTGGATTTCCAACATTACGATTAATACGTGTCAGGGTTGGAAATATTCACCTCAATGAATTGCCTGCGGGTAAATTTAGGGAAGTCGATACCTTCGAAATGACGAATTCAGATTAA
- a CDS encoding DUF1697 domain-containing protein: MKSEALKKYVAFLRGINVGGHHKVPMADLVKEMKHLHFDNVVTLLNSGNIIFDSSNANIEELEKMISDHLEQKFGFPIPTIIRTAQAIEILFKWNPFQNITVTKDIRLYVSFLKHETESNLLLPWTGEDLSYTIMDIREGAILSVLDLSVSHTPKAMEALEKFFGKDITTRNWNTIERIVKKI; the protein is encoded by the coding sequence ATGAAATCTGAAGCATTAAAAAAATATGTAGCTTTTTTGCGCGGGATAAATGTAGGGGGGCATCATAAGGTTCCCATGGCGGACCTGGTGAAAGAGATGAAGCATTTGCATTTTGATAACGTGGTAACGCTACTGAATTCAGGCAATATAATATTTGACTCCTCCAACGCTAATATAGAAGAACTCGAAAAAATGATTTCGGATCATCTTGAGCAAAAATTTGGCTTCCCCATTCCCACCATCATCAGGACCGCTCAAGCGATTGAGATATTGTTCAAATGGAATCCTTTTCAAAACATCACCGTTACAAAAGACATCAGGTTGTACGTGTCCTTTTTGAAGCATGAAACTGAATCTAACCTGTTGTTACCCTGGACAGGCGAAGACCTGTCCTATACGATCATGGACATCAGGGAAGGGGCCATTCTGAGTGTCCTGGACCTTTCCGTATCCCACACCCCGAAAGCCATGGAAGCCCTGGAGAAATTTTTCGGAAAGGATATCACCACCAGAAACTGGAATACAATAGAAAGGATTGTTAAAAAAATATAA
- a CDS encoding helix-turn-helix transcriptional regulator translates to MRIINYLADLLYRHQKKLEIIAIFLLFLTISFRFTNFKTVWLWSDKTYIAVILVLLLISTALIWIKIEKKKTNDLITLIKNETFATKPKTENQLEKLSARQKQVFDLIVVGKSNKEIMDELCIELSTLKTHINKIYKILEIKSRQQIKKLKNMDN, encoded by the coding sequence ATGAGAATAATCAATTATTTAGCTGATTTACTGTATCGACACCAGAAGAAATTGGAAATTATCGCAATATTTCTTCTCTTTTTGACAATCAGTTTTCGTTTTACAAATTTCAAAACAGTATGGTTGTGGAGCGACAAAACATACATTGCCGTAATTTTAGTTTTATTGCTAATATCAACAGCATTGATTTGGATAAAAATAGAAAAGAAAAAGACCAATGATTTAATAACACTTATAAAAAATGAAACATTTGCAACTAAACCGAAAACAGAAAATCAGTTAGAAAAACTATCAGCAAGACAAAAACAAGTTTTTGATTTGATAGTAGTTGGGAAATCAAATAAGGAGATAATGGATGAATTATGTATTGAATTAAGCACACTTAAAACACACATAAATAAAATTTATAAAATTCTTGAAATAAAATCACGACAACAGATTAAAAAATTAAAAAATATGGACAATTAG
- a CDS encoding T9SS type A sorting domain-containing protein, translating into MKKIIYLSCLLFWGTSGFLAAQITSSEVMSNAKAYLNFDWTATSANIWEGVNCGGKTVDTPGWVTAGDHTAMAYCWGGNSTLSQYNAYLLEGKSAGDNNTSAGYGAEPGCSIGVDCSGFVSRCFGLNTHYSTSMLNVNELFGHHSSYAELHESDFINNPGSHTRLVTKINANGTISVTESGSGVGNVGSEGLWRVFTWTYNLSQLTQYNPQYYTGMTSGSAALDCSNAVPVFCGVTYEGSPSAEPSAISFYGCNSWTETGPERVHTITPAMDGTLRATISDFSGDLDVYILGSCDPSDCLGILTSNDAIYANVLGGHTYYIVVDSDDGSESGYKLLAECLTSEDISITNVSASPTVLEAGGQIEVSADQNYAGPQSGADLPGFTLAYYLSADCDLSPEDVLLGTDDSDLGYDQPLVSETEVLTVPEETLPGSYYLIFAGDAGAALNEVNEDNNTACVAIEITSPNTVADPTFQHQISVFPNPTRDVIQIVSLPGQEIEKLLIYDLNGRLVKTIEGSHLNKLEIRELPAGPYLLEVVGAEDKLAVFRIVKD; encoded by the coding sequence ATGAAAAAAATAATATATCTGTCGTGTTTATTGTTTTGGGGAACTTCCGGATTTTTAGCGGCCCAGATCACCTCTTCCGAGGTCATGAGCAATGCAAAAGCTTACCTGAATTTTGACTGGACAGCCACCTCTGCCAATATATGGGAAGGGGTGAATTGCGGTGGCAAAACCGTGGATACTCCAGGTTGGGTAACCGCAGGCGACCATACCGCCATGGCTTATTGCTGGGGCGGCAATTCTACTTTGTCGCAATACAATGCCTACCTGCTGGAAGGCAAATCGGCAGGAGACAACAACACCTCAGCGGGTTATGGGGCCGAACCCGGCTGTTCCATCGGTGTGGATTGCTCGGGTTTTGTCAGCCGTTGTTTTGGGCTTAATACACATTACAGCACTTCGATGCTCAATGTCAATGAGCTGTTCGGGCACCATTCCAGTTATGCAGAGCTTCATGAATCGGATTTTATCAACAATCCCGGCAGCCATACCCGGCTGGTGACCAAGATCAATGCCAATGGCACCATTTCGGTGACCGAATCAGGCTCGGGTGTCGGCAATGTGGGGTCGGAGGGATTATGGCGGGTTTTTACCTGGACTTACAACCTGTCGCAGTTGACCCAATACAATCCGCAATATTACACCGGTATGACAAGCGGGAGCGCTGCCCTGGATTGCTCCAATGCAGTGCCGGTTTTCTGTGGGGTCACGTACGAAGGCAGCCCTTCGGCCGAGCCATCTGCCATTTCTTTTTACGGCTGCAATTCCTGGACCGAGACCGGGCCGGAAAGGGTGCATACCATCACCCCGGCGATGGACGGAACCCTCAGGGCGACGATCTCGGATTTTTCCGGTGACCTGGATGTATATATCCTGGGGAGTTGCGATCCTTCCGATTGTTTGGGTATCCTGACGTCCAATGATGCCATCTATGCCAATGTGTTGGGCGGCCATACCTACTACATTGTGGTGGATTCGGATGATGGCAGCGAGAGCGGATATAAACTGCTGGCGGAATGTTTGACCTCGGAAGACATAAGCATCACCAATGTTTCGGCCTCGCCTACTGTACTGGAGGCTGGCGGACAAATCGAGGTGTCTGCCGATCAAAACTATGCAGGCCCGCAGTCCGGTGCCGATCTTCCGGGGTTCACCCTGGCGTATTATTTATCGGCAGACTGTGACCTGAGCCCGGAGGATGTCTTGCTGGGTACGGACGATTCCGACCTGGGCTATGACCAGCCACTGGTTTCAGAAACCGAGGTGCTGACCGTCCCGGAAGAAACGTTGCCCGGCAGTTACTATCTGATCTTTGCCGGTGATGCCGGGGCTGCTCTGAACGAGGTGAACGAAGACAATAACACTGCCTGTGTGGCCATTGAGATCACCAGCCCCAATACGGTGGCTGATCCGACATTCCAACACCAGATCTCCGTTTTTCCAAATCCGACAAGGGATGTCATTCAGATCGTTTCTCTCCCCGGTCAGGAAATTGAAAAGCTCCTCATTTACGACCTAAATGGCCGGTTGGTGAAAACCATTGAAGGCAGCCATCTGAATAAACTGGAAATCCGGGAGTTACCCGCGGGACCGTACCTTTTGGAGGTCGTCGGGGCAGAAGATAAGCTTGCGGTGTTCCGGAT
- the argJ gene encoding bifunctional glutamate N-acetyltransferase/amino-acid acetyltransferase ArgJ: protein MIKNITNVRGITCWGAHSGVKSMKRDLAIIYSKVPASAAAVFTQNQVVAAPVTLSKKNIADGKAQAIVINAGNANAATGEQGKEGAEAMAETLADELQIKKDLVLVASTGIIGVKFPTTEIVAGIRDNVKNLTNRSNAGSFVANAILTTDTFAKEGFVEFEVDGREINMGGIAKGSGMIHPNMATMLAFIVTDIAIEPAILKTVVKETVDRTFNMITVDGDTSTNDMVIILANGLAQNDIIKSKKDKGYPIFKKNLEEMMVHLAQLIVSDGEGASKFIEYEIVNAPTEEYARTMIRKISDSSLVKTAMFGRDPNWGRIISAAGNAGLPFDYEKIDLYIGSENKTIKVLEQGVPLEFDPNYIKKLLRESHLNIVLDLHNGKAKAKGWGTDLTTDYVLFNSVYST from the coding sequence ATGATTAAAAATATAACAAACGTAAGAGGAATAACCTGTTGGGGAGCTCATTCAGGGGTCAAGTCTATGAAAAGGGATTTAGCCATCATTTATTCAAAAGTGCCGGCAAGTGCGGCTGCGGTGTTTACACAAAACCAGGTGGTTGCAGCGCCGGTTACCTTATCAAAAAAAAATATAGCAGACGGCAAAGCCCAGGCCATTGTAATTAATGCAGGAAATGCCAATGCGGCAACCGGAGAGCAAGGAAAGGAAGGGGCCGAAGCCATGGCAGAAACATTAGCAGACGAATTGCAGATTAAAAAGGATCTGGTTTTGGTCGCTTCAACGGGTATTATAGGGGTTAAATTTCCTACTACCGAAATTGTTGCGGGCATTCGTGACAATGTAAAGAATCTTACCAACAGATCCAATGCAGGATCCTTTGTTGCCAATGCAATTTTAACCACCGATACATTTGCTAAAGAAGGTTTTGTGGAGTTTGAAGTTGATGGCCGTGAAATTAACATGGGAGGAATTGCTAAAGGATCAGGAATGATTCACCCCAATATGGCCACGATGCTGGCCTTTATTGTCACGGATATTGCCATTGAACCTGCGATTTTAAAAACAGTAGTAAAAGAGACGGTTGATAGAACATTTAATATGATTACTGTAGATGGTGACACCTCTACTAATGATATGGTTATCATATTGGCTAATGGATTGGCTCAGAATGATATAATTAAATCTAAAAAAGATAAGGGCTATCCTATTTTCAAGAAAAATCTGGAAGAAATGATGGTCCATCTGGCTCAGCTTATTGTTTCAGACGGAGAAGGAGCTTCAAAATTTATCGAATATGAAATAGTAAATGCACCCACTGAGGAATATGCAAGAACTATGATTCGAAAAATTTCAGATTCCTCCCTGGTTAAAACAGCCATGTTTGGCCGTGATCCCAATTGGGGAAGGATTATCAGTGCAGCAGGTAATGCCGGTCTTCCTTTTGATTATGAAAAAATTGATCTTTATATTGGTTCTGAAAACAAAACGATAAAGGTGTTGGAACAAGGAGTCCCATTGGAATTTGATCCCAACTACATCAAAAAACTGTTGAGGGAATCACATCTTAATATTGTACTGGATCTTCATAATGGGAAAGCAAAAGCAAAAGGCTGGGGAACAGATTTAACAACCGATTACGTGCTATTTAATTCGGTATATTCGACTTAA
- the argB gene encoding acetylglutamate kinase, whose product MIGNIILFKYGGNAMTNQNLKLKILENICSLKDKGYQVVIIHGGGPFIKQTLKVANIESDFVDGLRKTTPEAMEYVEMALKGKVNGSLVSIINRMGYKAVGLSGKDGQTVLAKKHMHVHMKDGKVELVDLGQVGDVESVDTSLIELLLENDFIPVITCIASDKKGLDYNINGDLFAGHIAGALSAAQYIILTDVDGLMLDKHNPASIIHELKVAEIHRLKEIKCIQGGMIPKIDSCKIALEKGAKLARIINGTVPEQIATLFENKEIGTAISA is encoded by the coding sequence ATGATAGGAAACATAATATTATTTAAGTATGGCGGAAATGCCATGACGAATCAAAATCTTAAATTGAAGATATTGGAAAACATCTGTTCCTTGAAAGATAAAGGATACCAGGTGGTGATTATTCATGGTGGTGGCCCCTTTATTAAACAAACACTAAAAGTGGCCAATATCGAATCAGATTTCGTTGATGGACTACGAAAAACTACCCCTGAAGCCATGGAATATGTCGAAATGGCATTGAAAGGAAAGGTTAATGGAAGCCTGGTTTCAATAATAAATCGAATGGGTTATAAAGCTGTGGGTTTATCCGGGAAAGATGGACAAACCGTTCTGGCTAAAAAACATATGCATGTACACATGAAAGACGGAAAAGTCGAACTGGTTGATTTAGGACAGGTGGGCGATGTAGAAAGCGTTGACACTTCCTTAATCGAATTATTATTGGAAAATGACTTTATTCCGGTAATCACTTGTATTGCTTCTGATAAAAAGGGGCTTGATTATAATATTAACGGCGATCTGTTTGCAGGCCATATAGCTGGCGCACTTTCAGCAGCACAATATATTATTTTAACAGATGTTGACGGATTAATGCTAGACAAACATAATCCGGCTTCCATTATCCATGAACTAAAAGTAGCTGAAATACATCGGCTTAAAGAAATAAAATGTATACAAGGCGGGATGATCCCAAAAATAGATTCTTGTAAAATTGCCTTGGAAAAAGGAGCTAAACTCGCAAGAATCATCAACGGAACAGTTCCAGAGCAGATTGCTACCCTTTTTGAAAATAAGGAAATTGGAACAGCCATCAGCGCATAA
- a CDS encoding N-acetyl-gamma-glutamyl-phosphate reductase, translated as MTKKKIGIIGATGYTGSELVRILTNHPDVEITMITSESRAGELFSDVHPFLQGIADQKLVTINQIDQYELDLVFLALPHGVSMDFVKRFKGKSFKIIDLSGDFRLSSKQVYEEWYKIDHIYPEGIEKAVFGSPELYFDKIKGANLIANPGCFPTTAILGLAPLLKANLIETDRIIVDSKTGVTGAGIKAKTVNLYSNVNDNFKAYGLKNHRHTIEIQGILDQISGKETLIQFTPHLLPVDRGILTTIYARPTQQMDEIKLKELYAAFYAKAPFVRLRKQVPAIKDVRGTNYCDLYVTYDMRTNMVIIVSVIDNLIKGAAGQAVQNMNIMFGLGETNGLNLIPLNP; from the coding sequence ATGACTAAAAAGAAAATAGGAATTATCGGTGCAACGGGTTATACCGGCTCTGAACTGGTACGTATTCTTACCAATCACCCCGATGTTGAGATTACCATGATTACTTCTGAAAGCCGGGCCGGGGAATTATTTTCTGATGTGCATCCTTTTTTACAGGGAATTGCGGATCAAAAACTGGTGACCATAAATCAAATCGATCAATATGAACTTGATCTTGTTTTTCTGGCGTTACCTCACGGCGTTTCCATGGATTTTGTGAAACGGTTTAAAGGCAAATCTTTTAAAATCATCGATCTTTCAGGAGATTTCCGGTTGAGTTCGAAGCAAGTTTACGAGGAGTGGTATAAAATAGATCACATTTATCCCGAAGGTATTGAAAAAGCAGTTTTTGGAAGTCCTGAATTATATTTTGATAAAATTAAAGGCGCGAATTTAATTGCGAATCCGGGCTGTTTTCCTACCACTGCAATTTTAGGTCTGGCCCCTTTACTAAAAGCTAACCTGATTGAAACAGATCGAATTATTGTCGATTCAAAAACGGGGGTTACCGGTGCGGGAATAAAAGCAAAAACAGTAAACCTTTATTCGAATGTAAACGATAATTTCAAGGCGTACGGATTAAAAAATCATCGGCATACTATTGAAATCCAAGGGATATTGGATCAGATTTCAGGAAAAGAAACATTGATTCAATTTACGCCGCATTTATTGCCTGTGGACCGGGGCATTTTAACGACTATTTATGCACGCCCTACCCAGCAAATGGATGAAATCAAACTAAAAGAACTTTACGCCGCCTTTTATGCCAAGGCGCCTTTTGTCAGATTAAGAAAACAAGTGCCCGCCATAAAAGATGTCAGGGGTACCAATTACTGTGATTTATATGTAACCTATGATATGCGAACCAATATGGTGATTATTGTTAGCGTTATTGACAACCTTATAAAAGGAGCAGCCGGACAGGCAGTTCAAAACATGAATATCATGTTTGGCTTAGGAGAAACCAACGGATTAAATCTAATTCCGCTAAACCCATAA
- a CDS encoding acetylornithine transaminase: MTQKLNNTYTDQDKKYYLQTFKRYPLTFDHGKGARIWDVEGNEYLDMLGGIAVNSVGHCHPKVVKAIQDQAAKLIHISNFYLSEPQVMLSKKLVELSGLDRVFFANSGAESVEGAIKIARKYAHSVGRGGNIISFENSFHGRTLATIATGKKAYQKGFEPIPEGFSQVPFNNIDAIKKAADNNTAAIIIEPIQGEGGVNVGGKTFLNELRTFCDEQKIVLIFDEIQCGIGRTGKMFAKEHFGVEPDIMTLAKALGGGVPIGAILSNEKVSAAIDFGDHGTTFGGNPLVCAASLATLEVIETENLLQQAEEKGNWLKAEIAAMKNPDIKEIRGKGLMLGIEFNFETKPLVQKMLENGVLANATADRVLRLVPPLNISYEDLEQAMEVLKKSLKEIQGND, from the coding sequence ATGACACAAAAATTAAACAACACATACACCGATCAAGACAAAAAGTATTATTTACAAACGTTTAAACGTTACCCTTTGACTTTCGATCACGGGAAAGGGGCACGCATTTGGGATGTGGAAGGCAACGAATACCTGGATATGTTGGGAGGTATCGCCGTAAATAGCGTTGGACACTGTCATCCAAAAGTAGTAAAAGCAATTCAGGATCAGGCGGCCAAGCTCATCCATATTTCAAATTTTTATCTAAGCGAGCCACAGGTGATGCTTTCTAAAAAACTGGTGGAATTATCAGGTTTAGATCGGGTATTTTTTGCGAATAGCGGAGCCGAGTCTGTTGAGGGCGCGATTAAAATAGCCCGTAAATATGCACACAGTGTTGGACGGGGAGGAAATATCATTTCTTTTGAAAACTCCTTTCACGGACGCACCCTGGCCACTATTGCAACGGGTAAAAAAGCCTATCAAAAAGGATTTGAACCTATTCCGGAAGGATTTTCTCAAGTACCTTTTAATAATATTGACGCCATAAAAAAAGCTGCCGACAACAATACTGCAGCCATCATTATAGAACCTATCCAGGGTGAAGGAGGGGTAAATGTAGGGGGTAAAACTTTCTTAAATGAATTGAGAACCTTTTGCGACGAACAAAAAATTGTGTTGATTTTCGATGAAATTCAGTGTGGTATTGGTCGGACAGGAAAAATGTTTGCCAAAGAACATTTTGGGGTAGAACCCGATATAATGACTTTAGCCAAAGCATTGGGCGGAGGTGTTCCAATCGGTGCCATTCTTTCGAATGAAAAAGTAAGTGCTGCCATTGATTTTGGTGATCATGGCACTACTTTCGGAGGCAACCCATTGGTGTGCGCGGCTTCATTGGCAACATTAGAAGTTATTGAAACAGAAAATCTATTGCAACAGGCTGAGGAAAAAGGCAATTGGTTAAAAGCTGAAATTGCAGCTATGAAAAATCCGGACATCAAAGAAATCCGGGGAAAAGGATTGATGCTTGGCATAGAATTTAATTTTGAGACAAAACCTTTAGTGCAGAAAATGCTTGAAAATGGCGTATTGGCCAATGCTACTGCCGACAGGGTATTGCGCCTGGTGCCGCCTTTAAATATAAGTTATGAAGATTTGGAGCAGGCAATGGAAGTACTAAAAAAATCATTAAAGGAAATACAAGGCAATGACTAA
- a CDS encoding glyoxalase has translation MEHKAKSIRPFIGAKDFAVSRNFYRDLGFRESVLAHNMSYFETEGIGFYLQDAYVRGWIDNSMIFMEVGDVGRFWNELLALDLPAKYKEVRLVPIKDYDWGRECFLHDPSGILWHFGEFYK, from the coding sequence ATGGAACATAAAGCAAAATCGATCCGCCCCTTCATCGGGGCCAAAGACTTTGCAGTGTCGAGAAATTTTTACCGTGACCTGGGCTTCCGCGAAAGTGTCCTGGCGCATAATATGTCTTATTTCGAAACGGAGGGCATCGGTTTTTATTTACAGGATGCCTACGTCCGGGGCTGGATCGACAATTCGATGATCTTTATGGAAGTCGGGGATGTCGGCCGTTTTTGGAACGAACTGCTCGCCCTTGATCTGCCCGCAAAATACAAAGAGGTGAGGCTGGTCCCGATAAAGGATTACGACTGGGGCCGTGAATGTTTTTTACACGACCCGTCCGGGATATTGTGGCATTTTGGAGAATTTTATAAGTGA
- a CDS encoding aminopeptidase P family protein, translating into MFSSETYTKRQQKLLNQVDSGIILLPGNEESPMNYTDNQYRFRQDSTFLYFFGINRPGLVALLDTHTGSVTLYGDDFTVEDIVWMGKQPTIRDQAVLCGVEKTAGIKDLADRVKQALKSKEAIHFLPQYRHHNILKLMDLTGYSAQEIENGASTELIKAVVSQRNYKTAEELVEIEKGVDTTIDMHVAAMKMLRPGMSELDIVVEIEKIARATGGDISFPTIATINGQTLHNHYHGNIVKAGQLFLLDCGAETAMGYAGDLSSTMPVGKTFSPLQKDIYNLTLQSHYACVDALKPGVTFKEVHRAACLAITEGLKSMGLMKGDPESAVDAGAHALFFPCGTGHMMGLDIHDMENLGEVIVGYGGQPKSTQFGLKSLRLGRTLEPGFVLTIEPGIYFIPELTDLWRAQKKFMEFLDYDEIDKFRNFGGIRNEENYLITTEGKRLLGNKKKPMSIEEVEALRG; encoded by the coding sequence ATGTTTAGCAGCGAAACCTACACCAAAAGACAACAAAAATTATTAAACCAGGTAGATTCCGGTATCATCCTGTTGCCCGGAAATGAAGAAAGCCCGATGAACTATACCGATAACCAATATCGGTTCAGGCAGGACAGTACCTTTTTATATTTTTTTGGAATAAACAGGCCCGGGTTAGTCGCCTTGCTGGATACCCATACGGGGAGTGTTACTCTTTACGGTGACGATTTTACTGTGGAAGATATCGTGTGGATGGGAAAACAGCCCACCATCCGGGATCAGGCTGTGTTGTGCGGGGTTGAAAAAACTGCCGGTATTAAGGATTTAGCAGATAGGGTAAAACAGGCTTTGAAAAGTAAAGAGGCCATTCACTTTCTGCCACAATACAGGCACCATAACATCCTGAAACTGATGGATCTTACCGGGTATTCCGCCCAGGAAATTGAAAATGGGGCTTCAACGGAGCTGATCAAAGCGGTGGTGTCACAACGCAACTACAAAACGGCAGAAGAACTGGTAGAAATTGAAAAAGGGGTGGACACCACCATTGACATGCATGTAGCCGCGATGAAAATGCTGAGGCCTGGCATGAGTGAATTGGATATAGTAGTGGAAATTGAAAAAATCGCGCGTGCCACCGGTGGTGATATTTCGTTCCCAACCATTGCCACCATCAACGGGCAAACCCTGCACAATCATTATCATGGCAATATCGTCAAAGCAGGGCAACTGTTTTTACTCGACTGCGGGGCGGAAACCGCCATGGGTTATGCCGGCGACCTTTCCAGCACCATGCCTGTCGGGAAGACTTTCAGCCCTTTGCAAAAAGATATTTACAACCTGACACTCCAATCGCATTATGCCTGTGTGGATGCCCTCAAACCGGGAGTTACTTTTAAAGAAGTCCATCGTGCCGCCTGCCTCGCCATAACCGAGGGCCTGAAAAGCATGGGCCTGATGAAAGGCGATCCCGAAAGCGCAGTGGACGCAGGGGCGCACGCCTTGTTTTTTCCCTGCGGGACGGGCCATATGATGGGACTTGACATCCACGATATGGAAAACCTGGGCGAGGTGATTGTCGGTTACGGCGGACAACCGAAAAGCACCCAATTTGGCCTGAAATCATTACGTTTGGGCCGGACCCTGGAGCCTGGATTTGTGTTGACCATTGAGCCGGGCATATATTTCATCCCTGAACTCACCGATCTGTGGAGAGCGCAGAAAAAATTCATGGAGTTCCTGGATTACGATGAAATTGACAAGTTTAGAAACTTCGGAGGCATAAGAAACGAAGAAAACTACCTGATTACCACGGAAGGGAAACGACTGCTCGGCAACAAAAAGAAACCTATGTCTATTGAGGAGGTTGAGGCGTTGAGGGGATAA